Proteins from a genomic interval of Fusarium oxysporum Fo47 chromosome I, complete sequence:
- a CDS encoding fungal-specific transcription factor domain-containing protein: MPRPSFSHNPLLRVSRPVSACSRCRAAKVKCDGKLPACTACEKAGRSNECSAANDQFARGKERSYVAALELRIEKLEKRLQFAKSRKASVALHDTDASAFNVQQMDRRDSLALIRAAIHRKAAQKRETSDVNSLVSDFGFLSVNATTRDFEPISTNMTFARLVLAATTNDALPESDQARLPPRQTAHVLVQHYMDNVYSLFPCFSETSLLTALDDIYQEDTRTIKDSDYWMVYMVLAIGSTVQSKRSQDTHYLTGLEYASRAMNHADGALTPGYVTQIQSLLLLTQYAMLDPAHFDSWHLIGFTARAIVDLGFHQDPPLSSIPDKASLDMRRKIFYCVYALDRQVSITLSFAISMVHARTFSFTDDTVNVAFPQASNNGRKSSVSGPITGPQPADPALLLFQLRRAQSHWYQELYQSGSVPLQDPISYIWKMCLDMREWQDTLPTNLAPEIRQLFDQELRYSYVYCIAPSARAPSITDYNRILIFEHSMAYLDTVHEIAHGAQNSGFYTYHDVLRVYFMANQFLAVLRDAEDMLLSGMPVPIPISRPGAAPAPPLPRRLQPQGMNGEDNLDRSLRCLDKVSQTLDTYGDRWADASTWRESFSMISQEMVDRLSRRKQIRDTAREQYQLQYQGRGIPPQTQAGF, from the exons ATGCCACGTCCGAGTTTCTCTCACAACCCGCTTTTGAGGGTGTCAAGGCCAGTGTCCGCTTGCTCTCGGT GCCGCgctgccaaggtcaag TGTGATGGCAAACTGCCAGCTTGTACAGCCTGCGAAAAGGCTGGTCGTTCAAATGAGTGTTCAGCGGCAAACGACCAGTTCGCTCGAGGCAAGGAGAGAAG TTACGTGGCGGCCTTGGAATTACGCATAGAAAAGCTTGAAAAACGGCTTCAGTTTGCAAAATCACGCAAGGCATCCGTTGCGCTCCATGATACGGATGCATCGGCCTTTAATGTGCAACAGATGGACCGTAGAGACTCTCTTGCGCTCATTCGCGCCGCTATACATCGCAAAGCGGCGCAAAAGCGGGAGACTTCTGATGTCAACTCTCTTGTATCCGACTTTGGCTTTCT TTCTGTCAATGCAACAACGCGAGACTTTGAACCTATATCAACAAACATGACGTTTGCTAGACTAGTCTTGGCGGCAACAACGAACGATGCCCTTCCAGAGTCTGACCAAGCCCGCTTACCTCCGAGACAAACTGCCCATGTGCTGGTCCAGCATTACATGGACAATGTCTATTCGTTGTTCCCCTGCTTTTCGGAAACCTCACTTTTAACCGCTCTTGACGACATATATCAAGAAGATACCCGGACTATCAAAGACTCGGACTATTGGATGGTGTACATGGTCCTTGCCATTGGCTCTACAGTCCAAAGCAAACGTAGCCAAGATACACACTATCTTACTGGCCTCGAGTATGCGTCAAGAGCTATGAATCATGCTGATGGTGCTCTCACTCCTGGATACGTAACACAAATccagtcgcttcttcttttgacGCAATATGCCATGTTGGACCCTGCCCACTTCGATAGCTGGCATTTGATAGGTTTCACAGCTCGTGCGATAGTTGACCTAGGTTTTCACCAAGACCCTCCTTTGTCTTCTATCCCTGACAAAGCTTCTCTGGACATGCGACGCAAAATCTTTTACTGCGTCTATGCTCTTGATCGGCAAGTCTCTATAACCCTTTCTTT TGCCATCAGTATGGTCCATGCGCGAACATTTTCGTTTACTGATGATACTGTTAATGTCGCCTTTCCTCAGGCGTCTAATAACGGGAGAAAGAGTTCTGTGTCAGGTCCCATCACCGGTCCCCAACCCGCAGACCCTGCTCTGCTGCTCTTTCAACTCCGGCGAGCGCAATCCCATTGGTATCAGGAGTTGTATCAATCAGGTTCGGTCCCTCTGCAGGATCCAATCTCCTATATTTGGAAAATGTGTCTTGATATGCGCGAATGGCAAGACACTCTGCCGACAAATCTGGCCCCTGAAATCCGACAATTGTTCGACCAGGAGCTGAGGTATAGCTACGTCTACTGTATTGCGCCCTCGGCCAGGGCACCCAGCATCACCGACTATAACCGTATTCTGATTTTTGAGCACTCGATGGCCTACCTTGACACTGTCCATGAGATAGCACATGGTGCACAAAATTCCGGATTCTATACATATCATGATGTGTTGAGGGTCTATTTTATGGCGAATCAGTTCCTCGCGGTTCTAAGGGATGCGGAAGATATGCTTCTTTCGGGAATGCCGGTTCCGATTCCAATTTCTCGCCCGGGTGCTGCACCTGCCCCTCCTCTCCCAAGACGATTGCAACCCCAAGGAATGAATGGAGAGGATAACCTTGATCGCAGCTTGAGGTGTCTCGATAAGGTCTCACAGACATTAGATACCTACGGAGACCGTTGGGCAGATGCCTCGACCTGGAGAGAAAGTTTTAGTATGATATCCCAGGAAATGGTGGACCGACTTTCGAGGCGAAAGCAAATACGTGATACTGCTAGAGAACAATATCAATTACAGTATCAGGGCAGAGGTATACCACCCCAAACTCAGGCTGGTTTTTAA